The sequence below is a genomic window from Pecten maximus chromosome 14, xPecMax1.1, whole genome shotgun sequence.
CCATTACCTTCTATAATCTTTAAATAAGAAACATACTGTGTAATCttgtaaaaattgtaaaaaggTGTGGCTTGTGCGTACGactgtgtatataacaatcaGAGTCAGACGTGTTCAATACCATGCTTTGAATGATGGTTGCCTTCGATGACGCATCGGTCTTATTTTCCTGGTACATTGTCAGAGGTATTTTACTGGAATTAATCAAATTCAGAACTTGAAACCGGGTTCAAAAGGTGTAAAGTGACTCTGTGTAGAGAAGgaatatctgtgtacatatcaGCTTCTGTAGCCGTAGAGGCAGTGGCAATTGCGAGATTTTCACATCGATGTTACTCCTGAGTGTTCTCCAAATCGTAAGCGTAGACATATGGAATAGGGTCTTTGGCACACTCGCAAGTTCTTTGAGATGATGTAGGACATTTACACTGTTCAACAAGGACGTCGGAAtatggttgtctcccctgaaaATGTTGAGTTTGTACATATTGAAGCCCGCAGTGACAAGCATGTATGCAATGGACCAGTGCCCTAGTTCTATTGCAAGTATCATTGGATTAGTCAGATATTTAGACGGCCCCAATGTTCCCTCCATGTTTACGTCAAACCCCCAGTTCAGCAGCGCCATCACCGACGAGTGATCTCCCTTTGATACCGCCATAAGCATGGCTGCAATAAAGTACAACAAGGAATTATCAGGCGATTTTTAACACGACCTTAAACACAATGGATACACTTTCTGTGTCTTAAATAGTAACGATAATATGTCATGTAATACTTGTTTATATGCAGATAATAGGCAAAATACCATGGACttattgacattgtttttaACATTATCTAGCTAGCGTTAGAATTACACAGGCAAAATATTCTCACTGAAAACACAAATATTAAACCTATCTATTCACTTAAATTGCATTACCAAATACTTACATGTTTTTCCCGGATGACATCCCTTTTCCAGGAAGTATTGCACAAGGAACGGACATGCGCATTGTGATGCCACGAATACCGGGTTACAGTTGTCAGTAAGATCAAGATTCAAGTCCGCTCCGGCCAATAAAAGGATCTGTATGATAGACATTGTTTCTGAGTCGACTTGTTCTTTCCCTCGTGCGTGTTCCCATATCAAGTTTGTCAGTGGTGTTCGTCCATAGACATCCACGGTGTTAGGGTCAGATCGCGCGTTCAGAAGACATTCGACGAGGACGGAACGCTTAGCTGCCGCAGCAAACTAGAAAGTATATGAACCAACCACtgttattatattacattttacatactATATgggattgtacaaaatatatcaatgcATTTAAATACtttagagttagatacagtagagtcaaaAATGAACCATACTACACAATGTAAAATTGTTAACCTACATAGGAGTCGTAGAAGCCCCTCTCCAATTAATTTATAGATAATTATCAAACAACTTTCTTATCAGTGATATAATGAATTTAGAAACAATCAACTCTCAtatgcattttcaaaaaaaacttcattacaatatttaagcaatgttattgataacaattaagaattaaataattatatttagattttacatcataattatatttatcaatgaaaaaaatccGCGCACGGTTAATAttcaacaataaaatacatcacgtcgtcaatacacaaagacaaaatacatcacgtcgtcaatacacaaagacaaaatacaccacttcgtcaatacacaaagacaaaatacatcacgtcgtcaatacacaatgacaaaatacaTCACGTCGCCAATgcacaaagacaaaatacatCACGTCGGcataaataatgacaaaatacacCACGTCGCCAGTATTCAATGACAAAATGCATCACGT
It includes:
- the LOC117341700 gene encoding serine/threonine-protein phosphatase 6 regulatory ankyrin repeat subunit B-like, producing the protein MAKEKSVRRRRRPRDNEDYSADMYNAITEDDPDRLARLLDEGADVDHMFFHGMIFVSSKPVLTICCEKGREACAKVLIDHGAEVKRPDKWGLTPLMYCMTLQYIDIAQLLLQRDPSVVKCQDHKGRTALHFAIETGNVELVKILIASDADVNAQERFGMTPLMMVCSSDFQNEAILLDFLLKASADVNKMSFRGKRTALQFAAAAKRSVLVECLLNARSDPNTVDVYGRTPLTNLIWEHARGKEQVDSETMSIIQILLLAGADLNLDLTDNCNPVFVASQCACPFLVQYFLEKGCHPGKTSMLMAVSKGDHSSVMALLNWGFDVNMEGTLGPSKYLTNPMILAIELGHWSIAYMLVTAGFNMYKLNIFRGDNHIPTSLLNSVNVLHHLKELASVPKTLFHMSTLTIWRTLRSNIDVKISQLPLPLRLQKLICTQIFLLYTESLYTF